The Streptomyces sp. Mut1 genome window below encodes:
- a CDS encoding DUF3558 domain-containing protein, whose amino-acid sequence MAYATGAVLIAALAAGCSGGSGSGDSAPDGKPGNTTSSPAPPGKYRTLPDACRAIPLATLKDLLPGTADMPEAQQEKVFEGAPTVTYDTDRRIGCRWKSDAPEGARSIHLDFERVVSYDTSVSDDDRAREVYAKKEAAADLPTAGATGDTPGATPTGSGKSASDATGDTSGADATGDASADTDGKTPDGTADGGASDGETGGSPAENLQPRPLDKLGDSAFLDDALPRAGSTARHRTVSVVFRTSNVIVTIEYTAQPALSTQAPDGKELQEKAQALARQLVESFNA is encoded by the coding sequence ATGGCGTACGCGACCGGCGCCGTGCTCATCGCAGCGCTCGCCGCCGGCTGCTCCGGCGGCTCCGGAAGCGGCGATTCCGCCCCCGACGGCAAGCCGGGTAACACGACCTCCTCGCCCGCTCCGCCGGGCAAGTACCGCACCCTCCCCGACGCCTGCCGCGCCATCCCGCTGGCCACGCTCAAGGACCTCCTGCCCGGCACCGCCGACATGCCCGAGGCCCAGCAGGAGAAGGTGTTCGAGGGCGCCCCCACGGTCACCTACGACACGGACCGCCGGATCGGCTGCCGCTGGAAGTCGGACGCCCCCGAGGGCGCCCGCAGCATCCACCTGGACTTCGAGCGCGTCGTCTCCTACGACACGTCCGTGAGCGACGACGACCGCGCCCGCGAGGTGTACGCGAAGAAGGAGGCGGCGGCCGACCTCCCGACGGCGGGCGCGACCGGCGACACCCCCGGCGCCACCCCGACCGGCTCCGGCAAGTCGGCCTCGGACGCGACCGGGGACACGAGCGGAGCGGACGCGACCGGCGACGCGAGCGCGGACACCGACGGCAAGACACCGGACGGAACCGCCGACGGCGGCGCGTCCGACGGGGAGACCGGCGGCAGCCCCGCAGAGAACCTCCAGCCCCGGCCGCTCGACAAGCTCGGCGACAGCGCGTTCCTGGACGACGCGCTCCCCCGGGCGGGTTCCACCGCGCGGCACCGCACGGTGAGCGTGGTATTCCGCACATCCAACGTCATCGTCACCATCGAGTACACCGCCCAGCCGGCCCTTTCCACCCAGGCCCCCGACGGCAAGGAACTCCAGGAGAAGGCGCAGGCCCTGGCCCGGCAGCTGGTCGAATCGTTCAACGCCTGA
- a CDS encoding NAD(P)H-binding protein, with amino-acid sequence MLTLVTGCRGRVGSALTALLHRGGHAVRAASRNPAGLALPAGVPAVACDLGDPATFPAALEGVGSVFLYAEPAHIDAFLTAARAAGVRHIVLLSSSSVLAPDPASNPVAASHHTVEQALTASPLTTTLLRPGPFASNAYQWSGAFRSGHPVDLPHPRSEGAPLHETDIAEAALAALTDPAFQGAAYHLTGPESLSAAEQVAVLAAASGTPATVNEVSPAAWKEAVSPFVPAEVADGLLAYWALTDGTPAEVTGEVERLTGRPARTFASWAADHAASFRA; translated from the coding sequence ATGCTCACGCTCGTCACCGGATGCCGCGGCCGCGTCGGCTCCGCGCTCACCGCCCTCCTGCACCGCGGCGGCCACGCCGTCCGCGCCGCTTCGCGCAACCCCGCCGGCCTCGCCCTGCCGGCCGGCGTCCCGGCCGTGGCCTGCGATCTCGGCGACCCCGCCACCTTCCCGGCCGCCCTGGAGGGCGTCGGCTCCGTCTTCCTGTACGCCGAGCCCGCGCACATCGACGCCTTCCTCACCGCCGCACGGGCCGCCGGAGTACGGCACATCGTGCTGCTCTCCTCCAGCTCGGTCCTCGCCCCGGACCCGGCGTCCAACCCCGTCGCCGCCTCGCACCACACGGTCGAGCAGGCCCTGACCGCCTCGCCCCTGACCACGACGCTCCTGCGCCCCGGCCCCTTCGCCAGCAACGCCTACCAGTGGTCGGGCGCCTTCCGGTCCGGGCACCCCGTCGACCTGCCCCACCCCCGCAGCGAGGGCGCCCCCCTCCACGAGACCGACATCGCCGAGGCGGCCCTCGCCGCGCTCACCGACCCGGCGTTCCAGGGCGCCGCGTACCACCTCACGGGCCCCGAATCCCTCAGCGCCGCCGAGCAGGTCGCCGTCCTGGCCGCCGCCTCCGGCACCCCAGCCACCGTCAACGAGGTGAGCCCGGCAGCCTGGAAGGAGGCGGTGTCCCCCTTCGTGCCGGCCGAGGTCGCCGACGGCCTGCTCGCCTACTGGGCGCTCACCGACGGCACCCCGGCCGAAGTGACCGGCGAGGTCGAGAGACTGACCGGCCGCCCGGCCCGCACCTTCGCCTCCTGGGCCGCCGACCACGCCGCATCCTTCCGCGCTTAA
- a CDS encoding RtcB family protein encodes MSYVEVPGAKVPIRMWADPASVEDAAMQQLRNVATLPWIKGLAVMPDVHFGKGATVGSVIAMHGAVCPAAVGVDIGCGMSAVKTSLTANDLPGDLSGLRSKIEQAIPVGRGMHDEPVDPSGLYGLGASGWDDFWGRFDGVAEAVKFRQERATKQMGTLGSGNHFIEFCLDESGSVWLMLHSGSRNIGKELADFHIGEAQKLSHNQGLVDRDLAVFLADTEPMRDYRNDLFWAQEYAKHNRAVMMALFQNVVRKEFKKAKVTFEPVISCHHNYVSEERYEGMDLLVTRKGAIRAGSGDFGIIPGSMGTGSYIVKGLGNAKSFNSASHGAGRKMSRNAAKKRFSVKDLADQTRGVECRKDSGVVDEIPGAYKPIEKVIDQQRDLVEVVAKLKQVICVKG; translated from the coding sequence ATGTCGTATGTAGAAGTACCGGGGGCGAAGGTTCCCATCCGTATGTGGGCCGATCCGGCCTCGGTCGAGGACGCGGCGATGCAGCAGCTGCGCAACGTCGCCACGCTGCCGTGGATCAAGGGCCTGGCCGTCATGCCCGACGTCCATTTCGGCAAGGGCGCCACGGTCGGCTCGGTGATCGCGATGCACGGGGCGGTCTGTCCGGCCGCGGTCGGCGTGGACATCGGCTGCGGCATGTCCGCGGTGAAGACCTCGCTGACCGCCAACGATCTGCCCGGGGACCTGTCGGGGCTCCGCTCGAAGATCGAGCAGGCCATTCCGGTGGGCCGCGGGATGCACGACGAGCCGGTGGACCCGTCCGGTCTGTACGGGCTCGGCGCGTCCGGCTGGGACGACTTCTGGGGGCGGTTCGACGGGGTGGCCGAAGCGGTCAAATTCCGTCAGGAGCGGGCCACGAAGCAGATGGGGACGCTCGGATCGGGAAACCACTTCATCGAGTTCTGTCTCGATGAGTCGGGTTCGGTCTGGCTGATGCTGCACTCCGGGTCCCGGAACATCGGCAAGGAGCTGGCCGACTTCCACATCGGCGAGGCGCAGAAGCTCTCGCACAACCAGGGCCTGGTCGACCGGGACCTCGCGGTCTTCCTCGCGGACACCGAGCCCATGCGCGACTACCGCAACGATCTGTTCTGGGCGCAGGAGTACGCGAAGCACAACCGCGCGGTCATGATGGCGCTCTTCCAGAACGTCGTCCGCAAGGAGTTCAAGAAGGCCAAGGTCACCTTCGAACCGGTCATCTCCTGCCACCACAACTACGTGTCGGAGGAGCGGTACGAGGGGATGGACCTGCTGGTCACCCGCAAGGGCGCGATCCGGGCCGGCTCCGGCGACTTCGGGATCATCCCCGGCTCGATGGGCACCGGTTCGTACATCGTGAAGGGCCTCGGCAACGCCAAGTCCTTCAACTCCGCCTCGCACGGCGCGGGCCGGAAGATGAGCCGGAACGCGGCGAAGAAGCGGTTCTCGGTCAAGGACCTGGCGGACCAGACCCGGGGCGTGGAGTGCCGCAAGGACTCGGGTGTCGTGGACGAGATCCCGGGCGCCTACAAGCCGATCGAGAAGGTCATCGACCAGCAGCGCGACCTGGTCGAGGTCGTCGCGAAGCTGAAGCAGGTCATCTGCGTGAAGGGCTGA
- a CDS encoding YnfA family protein has product MSVLRSTALFVLAALFEIGGAWLVWQGVREHRGWAWIGAGVIALGTYGFVATLQPDGEFGRVLAAYGGVFVAGSIAWGMAADGYRPDRWDVTGALICLAGMAVIMYAPRNH; this is encoded by the coding sequence ATGTCGGTCCTCCGTTCCACCGCCCTGTTCGTCCTCGCCGCGCTCTTCGAGATCGGCGGTGCCTGGCTCGTCTGGCAGGGGGTGCGCGAACACCGGGGCTGGGCCTGGATCGGCGCCGGGGTCATCGCGCTGGGCACGTACGGCTTCGTGGCGACGCTCCAGCCGGACGGCGAGTTCGGGCGGGTGCTCGCGGCGTACGGCGGGGTCTTCGTGGCGGGCTCGATCGCCTGGGGGATGGCCGCCGACGGCTACCGCCCGGACCGCTGGGACGTGACGGGCGCGCTGATCTGCCTGGCCGGGATGGCCGTGATCATGTACGCCCCCCGCAACCACTGA
- the tnpA gene encoding IS200/IS605 family transposase yields MSPRWEPDADIRRGRHVTFHLHAHLVFVTKYRKGIFDDAMLQRCEEIMREVCDKFEVELREFNGEADHVHLLVHYPSKLALSRLVNSLKGVSSRYLRAEYTGRVNRTGMGSVFWSRSYFAASCGGAPLSIVRQYIEGQRRPLS; encoded by the coding sequence ATGTCACCGCGCTGGGAACCAGATGCCGATATCCGCAGGGGGCGTCATGTCACCTTCCATCTACATGCTCACTTGGTGTTTGTCACCAAGTACCGGAAGGGGATCTTCGATGACGCCATGCTTCAGCGGTGCGAAGAGATCATGCGGGAGGTGTGCGACAAGTTCGAGGTGGAGCTGCGGGAGTTCAACGGCGAGGCCGACCACGTGCATCTCCTGGTGCACTACCCGTCCAAGCTCGCCCTCTCCAGGCTGGTCAACAGCCTCAAGGGGGTCAGCTCCCGGTACCTGCGCGCCGAGTACACCGGCCGCGTCAACCGGACCGGTATGGGATCGGTCTTCTGGTCACGCTCATACTTCGCAGCATCCTGTGGCGGAGCGCCGCTGTCGATCGTCCGTCAGTACATCGAGGGACAGCGTCGCCCCTTGTCCTGA
- a CDS encoding GNAT family N-acetyltransferase: protein MERTAASSVRIEPWSDDDLDLLRRANAPELMDHLGGPESQEQLMGRHARYVALSADRTGRGRMFRIVLDGEAGSVGTIGFWERTWRDQEVYETGWTVLPEFQGRGIASAATRAVADAARAEHKHRYLHAYPSVENGPSNGVCRKAGFTLLGECEVEYPPGHPLLTNDWRLDLRPAG from the coding sequence ATGGAACGCACCGCAGCATCTTCCGTACGGATCGAGCCCTGGTCGGACGACGACCTGGACCTCCTCCGCCGCGCCAACGCACCCGAGCTGATGGACCACCTCGGCGGCCCCGAGTCGCAGGAGCAGCTCATGGGGCGGCACGCCCGCTATGTCGCGCTGAGCGCGGATCGTACGGGCCGGGGCAGGATGTTCCGGATCGTGCTGGACGGCGAGGCCGGTTCCGTGGGCACCATCGGTTTCTGGGAGCGGACCTGGCGGGACCAGGAGGTGTACGAGACGGGCTGGACGGTCCTCCCGGAGTTCCAGGGCCGGGGCATCGCGTCGGCCGCGACGCGCGCGGTGGCCGACGCGGCGCGCGCCGAGCACAAGCACCGCTATCTGCACGCCTACCCGTCCGTGGAGAACGGCCCGTCGAACGGCGTGTGCCGCAAGGCGGGCTTCACGCTGCTCGGCGAGTGCGAGGTCGAGTACCCGCCGGGGCACCCGCTCCTCACGAACGACTGGCGCCTGGACCTGCGCCCGGCCGGCTGA
- a CDS encoding Mut7-C RNAse domain-containing protein, with translation MNGPEIHLEVAPELRLFVAHGRRQGRTPVTTDGVSTLGHVVESLGIPLTEAGRLLVDGSPVTAAHIPAAGELVEVRPVSRPQSVPGAPLRFLLDVHLGTLARRLRLLGVDAAYESEDIGDPALAALSAKERRVLLSRDRGLLHRREIWAGAYVYSDRPEEQLRDVLGRFAPALAPWTRCTACNGRLRTADKDTVGPHLEHGTRRSYDVFAQCAACERVYWRGAHHARLEAIVTEAVRDFGTATAG, from the coding sequence GTGAACGGACCGGAGATCCACCTCGAAGTCGCCCCCGAACTCAGGCTTTTCGTGGCCCACGGGCGCCGGCAGGGGCGGACGCCGGTGACCACCGACGGCGTGTCCACGCTCGGCCACGTCGTGGAGTCCCTCGGCATCCCGCTCACCGAGGCGGGCCGCCTCCTCGTCGACGGCAGCCCGGTCACCGCCGCGCACATCCCGGCGGCGGGGGAACTGGTCGAGGTGCGCCCGGTGTCACGCCCGCAGAGCGTGCCCGGCGCGCCCCTGCGCTTCCTGCTCGACGTCCACCTCGGGACGCTCGCCCGGCGGCTGCGGCTGCTCGGCGTCGATGCCGCGTACGAGAGCGAGGACATCGGCGATCCGGCCCTGGCCGCGCTCTCGGCGAAGGAACGTCGCGTCCTGCTCTCCCGGGACCGCGGACTGCTGCACCGCCGGGAGATCTGGGCGGGGGCGTACGTGTACAGCGACCGGCCGGAGGAGCAACTGCGGGACGTGCTGGGCCGGTTCGCGCCGGCCCTCGCACCGTGGACCCGGTGCACCGCCTGCAACGGACGGCTGAGGACGGCCGACAAGGACACGGTCGGCCCGCACCTGGAGCACGGCACGCGGCGCTCGTACGACGTCTTCGCGCAGTGCGCCGCGTGCGAGCGGGTCTACTGGCGCGGCGCGCACCACGCCCGCCTGGAGGCGATCGTCACGGAGGCGGTCCGCGACTTCGGCACCGCGACCGCCGGCTGA
- the lysS gene encoding lysine--tRNA ligase, with the protein MPTVAQSQSSTETDWVSRFADEVIAESERRAPGKPVVVASGLSPSGPIHLGNLREVMTPHLVADEIRRRGHTVRHLISWDDYDRYRKVPNGVPGVDESWAEHIGKPLTSVPAPAGSPYPNWAEHFKAAMTASLDELGVEYDGISQTEQYLAGTYREQILHAMRHRADIDAVLDRYRTKKDPAAGGAKGGKKPQQQKKVDEAELEAEAGSGAASEDDGSGGSAGYFPYKPYCGNCEKDLTTVTSYDDDSTELNYTCSACGFAETVRLSEFNRGKLVWKVDWPMRWAYEGVIFEPSGVDHSSPGSSFVVGGQIVREIFDGVQPIGPMYAFVGISGMAKMSSSKGGVPTPADALKIMEAPLLRWLYARRKPNQSFKIAFDQEIQRLYDEWDSLGRKVADGSVLPADAAAYARAIGTAAGELPSTPRPLPYRTLASVADITAGAQDQTLRILSELDPANPLTSLDEARPRLDRAESWITTQVPAEARTVVRDEPDKDLLGSLDEQGRESLRLLVEGLDTHWSLDGLTTLVYGVPKVLAGLEPDAKPTPELKTAQRSFFALLYRLLVSRDTGPRLPTLLLAVGADRVRRLLGA; encoded by the coding sequence GTGCCGACCGTGGCTCAGAGTCAGAGCAGCACCGAGACCGACTGGGTCTCCCGCTTCGCGGACGAGGTCATCGCCGAATCGGAGCGTCGTGCGCCTGGCAAACCGGTCGTCGTCGCCTCCGGCCTCTCCCCGTCGGGCCCGATCCACCTCGGCAACCTCCGCGAGGTCATGACCCCGCACCTGGTCGCCGACGAGATCCGCCGCCGCGGCCACACCGTGCGGCACCTGATCTCCTGGGACGACTACGACCGCTACCGCAAGGTGCCGAACGGCGTCCCGGGCGTGGACGAGAGCTGGGCCGAGCACATCGGCAAGCCGCTGACCTCGGTGCCCGCGCCCGCCGGGTCCCCGTATCCGAACTGGGCCGAGCACTTCAAGGCCGCGATGACCGCGTCCCTGGACGAGCTGGGCGTCGAGTACGACGGCATCAGCCAGACCGAGCAGTACCTCGCGGGCACCTACCGCGAGCAGATCCTGCACGCGATGCGCCACCGCGCCGACATCGACGCCGTCCTCGACCGCTACCGCACCAAGAAGGACCCGGCGGCCGGCGGTGCCAAGGGCGGCAAGAAGCCGCAGCAGCAGAAGAAGGTGGACGAAGCCGAGCTGGAGGCCGAGGCCGGTTCCGGCGCGGCGAGCGAGGACGACGGCAGCGGCGGTTCCGCCGGTTACTTCCCGTACAAGCCCTACTGCGGCAACTGCGAGAAGGACCTCACCACCGTCACCTCGTACGACGACGACTCCACCGAGCTGAACTACACCTGCTCGGCCTGTGGCTTCGCCGAAACGGTCCGCCTGAGCGAGTTCAACCGCGGCAAGCTGGTCTGGAAGGTCGACTGGCCGATGCGCTGGGCCTACGAGGGCGTGATCTTCGAGCCCTCCGGCGTCGACCACTCCTCGCCCGGCTCCTCCTTCGTCGTCGGCGGCCAGATCGTCCGCGAGATCTTCGACGGCGTCCAGCCGATCGGCCCGATGTACGCCTTCGTCGGCATCTCCGGCATGGCCAAGATGTCCTCCAGCAAGGGCGGCGTGCCGACCCCGGCCGACGCGCTGAAGATCATGGAGGCGCCGCTGCTGCGCTGGCTCTACGCCCGCCGCAAGCCCAACCAGTCCTTCAAGATCGCCTTCGACCAGGAGATCCAGCGGCTCTACGACGAGTGGGACTCACTGGGCCGCAAGGTCGCCGACGGCTCCGTGCTGCCGGCCGACGCCGCCGCGTACGCCCGCGCGATCGGCACCGCGGCCGGTGAGCTGCCGAGCACGCCGCGCCCGCTGCCGTACCGCACGCTCGCCTCCGTCGCCGACATCACGGCCGGTGCGCAGGACCAGACGCTGCGCATCCTCAGCGAGCTGGACCCGGCGAACCCGCTGACCTCGCTGGACGAGGCCCGGCCGCGGCTCGACCGCGCCGAGTCCTGGATCACCACCCAGGTCCCGGCCGAGGCCCGCACCGTCGTCCGCGACGAGCCGGACAAGGACCTGCTGGGCTCGCTCGACGAGCAGGGCCGCGAGTCGCTGCGGCTGCTGGTCGAGGGGCTGGACACGCACTGGTCCCTGGACGGGCTGACCACGCTCGTCTACGGCGTGCCGAAGGTCCTCGCCGGACTGGAGCCCGACGCCAAGCCGACGCCCGAGCTGAAGACCGCCCAGCGGTCCTTCTTCGCCCTGCTCTACCGGCTGCTCGTCAGCCGCGACACGGGGCCCCGCCTGCCCACGCTGCTGCTCGCGGTGGGGGCGGACCGGGTGCGCAGGCTGCTCGGCGCGTAA
- a CDS encoding SDR family NAD(P)-dependent oxidoreductase: MAASPIAVITGASSGIGAATARQLAAAGYRVVLTARRKDRIEALAAEITEAGHEATAYALDVTDRAAVDEFATAFRGLAVLVNNAGGALGADPVATGDPQDWRQMYETNVIGTLNVTQALLPALTASGDGTVVILSSTAGFATYEGGAGYVAAKHGEHVLAETLRLEIVGTPVRVIEVAPGMVRTEEFSTTRFRGDAEKAAKVYAGVDAPLSADDVADTITWAVTRPSHVNIDLLVVRPRAQASNSKVHRTS; the protein is encoded by the coding sequence ATGGCCGCATCCCCCATCGCCGTCATCACCGGAGCGAGCAGCGGCATCGGCGCCGCGACCGCCCGGCAGCTGGCGGCCGCCGGCTATCGCGTCGTGCTCACCGCCCGCCGCAAGGACCGCATCGAGGCGCTGGCCGCCGAGATCACCGAGGCGGGCCACGAGGCGACGGCCTACGCCCTGGACGTCACGGACCGCGCGGCGGTCGACGAGTTCGCCACCGCGTTCCGCGGCCTCGCCGTCCTCGTCAACAACGCGGGCGGCGCGCTCGGAGCCGACCCGGTCGCCACGGGTGACCCGCAGGACTGGCGCCAGATGTACGAGACCAACGTCATCGGCACGCTCAACGTGACCCAGGCGCTGCTTCCGGCCCTCACCGCGAGCGGCGACGGCACGGTGGTGATCCTCTCCTCGACCGCGGGCTTCGCCACCTACGAGGGCGGCGCCGGCTACGTGGCCGCCAAGCACGGCGAACACGTCCTGGCCGAGACCCTGCGCCTGGAGATCGTCGGCACCCCGGTCCGCGTCATCGAGGTCGCCCCCGGCATGGTCAGGACCGAGGAGTTCTCCACCACCCGCTTCCGGGGCGACGCCGAGAAGGCCGCCAAGGTCTACGCGGGCGTCGATGCCCCCCTCAGCGCCGACGACGTGGCCGACACGATCACCTGGGCCGTGACCCGCCCCAGCCACGTCAACATCGACCTGCTGGTGGTCCGCCCCCGCGCCCAGGCGTCCAACTCGAAGGTGCACCGCACGAGCTGA
- a CDS encoding MarR family winged helix-turn-helix transcriptional regulator, with protein MPPKPSPRRSTLLAELSTASRRYMAAYALFNQAVADRLGLHPTDLQCLNLLGLEAAPVTTGRVAELTGLTTGSATRLVDRLERAGYVTRARDTADRRRVLVTTVPERMAEFGAVWGRLTGGWDGLFDAYDDDEIALLLTHMRRTAELSAVQIARLRAEGDAPDSP; from the coding sequence ATGCCGCCCAAGCCGTCCCCCCGCCGCAGCACGCTGCTGGCCGAGCTGTCCACCGCGTCGCGGCGCTACATGGCCGCGTACGCGCTGTTCAACCAGGCCGTAGCCGACCGGCTGGGGCTCCACCCGACCGACCTCCAGTGCCTCAACCTGCTCGGGCTGGAGGCGGCACCCGTCACCACGGGCCGCGTCGCCGAGCTGACCGGGCTCACCACCGGCTCCGCGACCCGGCTGGTGGACCGCCTGGAGCGGGCCGGTTATGTGACGCGCGCCCGGGACACGGCGGACCGGCGGCGGGTGCTCGTGACGACCGTGCCCGAGCGGATGGCGGAGTTCGGCGCGGTCTGGGGGCGGCTGACCGGCGGCTGGGACGGCCTGTTCGACGCGTACGACGACGACGAGATCGCCCTGCTCCTCACCCACATGCGGCGGACGGCGGAGCTGAGCGCGGTGCAGATCGCCCGGCTGCGGGCGGAGGGCGACGCGCCGGACAGCCCTTAG
- a CDS encoding DUF2637 domain-containing protein has protein sequence MQLTRTHRVLIGLVVAGAVLIAAIGFAGSYAAVRELALQKGFGDFSLVFPIGIDAGICVLLALDLLLTWLRIPFPLLRQTAWLLTAATIAFNGAAAWPDPLGVGMHAVIPVLFVVSVEAARHAVGRIADITADKHMEGVRLTRWLLSPVPTFRLWRRMKLWELRSYEQVIKLEQDRLIYQARLQARYGRNWRRKAPVESLMPLRLAKYGVPLAETGPAGLAAAGIEPALLPPAPAPAAAAPAVETAQQHPELPQAAHQPQQQHQQPPADPQQPQEHPQQPAPAQNEENPWFPAQATAKVYEGTYNPDYEGPEPTPLQVPSGPGGRTRPLGNVGTVGSTAPEQQLPFPEQLPGQLPEQLAQQQLPQQQLAEQPVAEAAEEWAEEWAQEDAEFSEIAYEVFAAFVTENNDYPSIAVLDIHLSDGHNVRHPRSEALIRQLMPLFKERYAAEQAELEADHIA, from the coding sequence ATGCAGCTGACGCGCACGCATCGCGTGCTGATCGGGCTGGTGGTGGCCGGTGCGGTCCTGATCGCCGCGATCGGCTTCGCCGGTTCCTACGCGGCGGTGCGCGAACTGGCCCTTCAGAAGGGGTTCGGGGACTTCTCGCTGGTCTTCCCGATCGGCATCGACGCGGGCATCTGCGTCCTGCTGGCCCTGGACCTGCTGCTGACGTGGCTGCGCATCCCCTTCCCGCTGCTGCGCCAGACGGCCTGGCTCCTGACGGCCGCGACGATCGCGTTCAACGGCGCCGCCGCCTGGCCCGACCCGCTCGGCGTCGGCATGCACGCCGTGATCCCGGTGCTCTTCGTGGTCTCCGTCGAGGCCGCCCGCCACGCGGTGGGCCGGATCGCGGACATCACCGCCGACAAGCACATGGAAGGCGTCCGCCTCACCCGCTGGCTCCTCTCCCCCGTCCCCACCTTCCGCCTCTGGCGCCGCATGAAGCTGTGGGAGCTGCGCAGTTACGAGCAGGTCATCAAGCTCGAACAGGACCGGCTGATCTATCAGGCCCGCCTCCAGGCCCGCTACGGCCGCAACTGGCGCCGCAAGGCCCCCGTCGAGTCCCTGATGCCGCTCCGCCTCGCGAAGTACGGCGTACCGCTGGCCGAGACCGGCCCCGCGGGTCTGGCAGCCGCCGGCATCGAACCGGCCCTCCTCCCCCCGGCCCCCGCCCCGGCCGCCGCAGCCCCCGCGGTGGAGACGGCCCAGCAGCACCCCGAACTCCCCCAGGCCGCACACCAGCCGCAGCAGCAGCACCAGCAGCCGCCGGCCGACCCTCAGCAGCCCCAGGAGCACCCCCAGCAGCCCGCCCCCGCGCAGAACGAGGAGAACCCCTGGTTCCCCGCGCAGGCGACCGCCAAGGTCTACGAGGGCACGTACAACCCCGACTACGAAGGCCCCGAGCCCACCCCGCTCCAGGTCCCCTCGGGTCCGGGCGGCCGCACCCGCCCCCTGGGCAACGTGGGCACGGTCGGCAGCACCGCCCCCGAACAGCAGCTCCCCTTCCCGGAACAGCTCCCGGGGCAGCTCCCGGAACAGCTCGCGCAGCAGCAGCTTCCGCAGCAGCAGCTCGCGGAGCAGCCCGTCGCCGAGGCCGCCGAGGAGTGGGCCGAGGAATGGGCGCAGGAGGACGCGGAGTTCAGCGAGATCGCGTACGAGGTGTTCGCGGCGTTCGTGACCGAGAACAACGACTACCCGAGCATCGCGGTGCTGGACATACACCTGTCGGACGGGCACAACGTGCGGCACCCGCGCAGCGAGGCGCTGATCCGGCAGCTGATGCCGCTGTTCAAGGAGCGCTACGCGGCGGAGCAGGCAGAACTCGAAGCCGACCACATCGCATAA
- a CDS encoding DUF3558 domain-containing protein — protein sequence MHRSAPRLTRILACAAVPVMLVVAGCSSDSDGKKDADASASASPQVTKSEPTVEAAKFAELPDPCSSVAAKTVKSLVPSAKSKNGTRGKSSDSSARGSCSWNGLADKGVKGSQYRWLDVGFTRFASDQTLGSGAARAGEDFTKQVGKTEATDGAKNVKSEPVTGIGDQATKVTYDQSKADEDFRYTTIVARTGNVVVVVNYNGAGYAGSKTPTAETILKGATMAVKDAVAAVADANGSKETGASPETKTSNSPSSSATTKKSD from the coding sequence ATGCACCGATCAGCCCCGCGACTCACCCGCATACTCGCCTGCGCAGCCGTCCCGGTGATGCTCGTCGTCGCCGGCTGCTCGTCGGACTCCGACGGCAAGAAGGACGCCGACGCGTCCGCCTCCGCGTCGCCGCAGGTGACGAAGTCGGAACCGACCGTCGAGGCCGCGAAGTTCGCCGAGCTGCCGGACCCCTGCTCGTCGGTCGCGGCGAAGACCGTCAAGTCCCTGGTCCCCTCGGCCAAGAGCAAGAACGGCACCCGCGGCAAGTCCAGCGACTCCTCCGCCCGGGGCAGCTGCTCCTGGAACGGCCTGGCCGACAAGGGCGTCAAGGGTTCCCAGTACCGCTGGCTCGACGTCGGCTTCACCCGCTTCGCCTCGGACCAGACCCTGGGCAGCGGCGCCGCGCGCGCCGGCGAGGACTTCACCAAGCAGGTCGGCAAGACCGAGGCGACGGACGGCGCGAAGAACGTCAAGTCCGAGCCCGTCACCGGCATCGGCGACCAGGCGACCAAGGTCACGTACGACCAGTCCAAGGCGGACGAGGACTTCAGGTACACGACGATCGTCGCCCGTACGGGCAACGTCGTGGTCGTCGTCAACTACAACGGCGCGGGTTACGCCGGGTCGAAGACGCCCACCGCGGAGACGATCCTGAAGGGCGCCACGATGGCGGTCAAGGACGCGGTCGCCGCCGTCGCCGACGCCAACGGGAGCAAGGAGACCGGCGCCTCGCCCGAGACGAAGACCTCCAACTCCCCCAGTTCCTCGGCCACCACCAAGAAGTCGGACTGA